A single region of the candidate division WOR-3 bacterium genome encodes:
- a CDS encoding XamI family restriction endonuclease, whose protein sequence is MPVNSNKPSRWKNDIVQSVDMYNDWFMRFAPKAYRDTRIKTTETVRKAMEKTRGLMKLDADTLQAHPEVLCVLRMATCPPIAVDRLIGLAGVEGSLVKSMEDSLRVPPKMPPPRVAEGLSRIGNIIQKLQDGDILVWIDGQREPTEDEAQRASTVIADRLCGAQANPIIRNAQEQRQLDKVKDWLVARGYRQVEPAEVADYRRMQPGTFCFRLNVRVLQNKRQVNVPVDIVIMPNSPVGPRRPLLVEAKSAGDYTNVNKRRKEEATKMKQLRDTYGRKVRYVLFLGGYFDSGYLGYEASEGIDWVWEHRIDDFGRMGL, encoded by the coding sequence ATGCCAGTAAACAGCAACAAGCCCTCCCGATGGAAGAACGATATCGTCCAGTCCGTTGACATGTACAATGACTGGTTCATGCGTTTTGCACCCAAGGCATATCGCGACACTCGGATCAAGACCACCGAGACTGTCAGGAAGGCCATGGAGAAAACACGTGGACTCATGAAGCTCGATGCTGATACGTTACAGGCACACCCCGAGGTACTGTGCGTCCTTCGAATGGCGACCTGTCCGCCTATCGCAGTCGACCGGCTCATCGGCCTTGCCGGAGTTGAAGGTAGCTTGGTGAAGTCCATGGAGGATTCTCTCCGGGTTCCTCCAAAGATGCCGCCTCCGAGAGTAGCTGAAGGCCTCTCCCGTATCGGAAACATCATCCAGAAGCTCCAGGATGGAGACATCCTCGTATGGATCGACGGGCAACGAGAACCGACCGAAGACGAGGCGCAGCGCGCATCGACCGTGATCGCGGACCGGCTGTGCGGCGCTCAGGCCAACCCGATAATCCGCAACGCGCAGGAGCAGCGTCAGCTTGACAAGGTCAAAGACTGGCTTGTCGCGCGAGGCTACAGGCAAGTCGAACCAGCGGAGGTCGCGGACTACCGGAGGATGCAGCCGGGAACATTCTGCTTTCGGCTGAACGTCCGCGTGCTGCAGAACAAACGTCAGGTGAATGTGCCGGTAGACATAGTCATCATGCCGAACAGCCCCGTTGGTCCGCGGCGTCCTCTGCTCGTAGAAGCCAAGTCCGCGGGCGACTACACAAACGTGAACAAGCGCCGGAAAGAGGAAGCTACGAAGATGAAGCAATTGCGCGACACGTACGGGCGAAAAGTGAGGTACGTGCTCTTCCTGGGCGGCTACTTCGACTCAGGTTACCTTGGGTATGAAGCATCAGAAGGCATCGACTGGGTCTGGGAGCATCGCATCGATGATTTCGGACGGATGGGTCTATAG